The following coding sequences are from one Gossypium raimondii isolate GPD5lz chromosome 4, ASM2569854v1, whole genome shotgun sequence window:
- the LOC105780110 gene encoding CASP-like protein 5B2, which translates to MKELIGSPGTVSGLTLRVTQCAFAAASIALMVSASGFSTYTAFCYLIASMGLQLLWSFGLACLDVYALRGKRDLQNPVLVSLFVVGDWVTAMLSLAAACSSAGIIVLYARDLDFCKAQSHIPCRQFEISIILAFITWLLIAMSSHVMFWILASF; encoded by the exons ATGAAGGAGTTGATTGGGAGTCCAGGAACGGTGAGTGGATTAACACTTAGGGTAACCCAGTGCGCTTTTGCTGCTGCTTCCATTGCACTCATGGTCTCTGCCTCTGGTTTCTCTACCTACACTGCTTTCTG CTATTTGATTGCATCTATGGGGCTTCAACTACTATGGAGCTTTGGACTTGCATGTCTTGATGTTTATGCTTTGAGGGGAAAAAGAGATCTTCAGAATCCAGTTTTAGTGAGCCTCTTTGTTGTAGGTGATTGG GTGACAGCTATGTTATCACTGGCAGCTGCATGTTCATCAGCTGGTATTATAGTTCTATATGCAAGAGACTTGGACTTCTGCAAGGCTCAAAGTCATATCCCATGCCGGCAGTTCGAAATATCGATAATTTTGGCATTTATCACGTGGCTTCTAATTGCAATGTCATCTCATGTCATGTTCTGGATCTTAGCCTCTTTCTAG
- the LOC105780109 gene encoding mannose-1-phosphate guanylyltransferase 1, whose product MKALILVGGFGTRLRPLTLSVPKPLVDFANKPMILHQIEALKAIGVTEVVLAINYQPEVMLNFLKEFEKKLGIKITCSQETEPLGTAGPIALARDKLIDGSGEPFFVLNSDVISEYPLKEMVNFHKGHGGEASIMVTKVDEPSKYGVVVMEETTGKVKKFVEKPQIFVGNKINAGIYLLNPSVLNRIELRPTSIEKEVFPKIATENKLYAMVLPGFWMDIGQPKDYITGLRMYLESLRKKSSAKLSTGSHFVGNVLVDESAVIGDGCLIGPDVAIGPGCIIESGVRLSRCTIMRGVRIKKHTCVSNSIIGWHSTVGKWARLENMTILGEDVHLGDEVYSNGGVVLPHKEIKSSILKPEIVM is encoded by the exons ATGAAAGCACTCATTCTTGTTGGTGGATTTGGAACACGATTGAGACCGTTGACTCTTAGCGTCCCAAAGCCTTTGGTGGATTTTGCTAACAAACCCATGATACTGCATCag ATTGAAGCTCTCAAAGCTATTGGAGTTACTGAAGTTGTTCTGGCCATCAATTACCAACCAGAG GTTATGTTAAATTTCCTAAAAGAATTTGAGAAAAAGCTTGGCATTAAAATCACCTGCTCACAGGAGACTGAACCACTTGGCACAGCTGGTCCTATTGCTCTGGCTAGAGACAAGTTGATCGATGGCTCTGGTGAGCCATTCTTTGTCCTCAATAGTGATGTTATAAGTGAATATCCACTAAAagaaatggtaaattttcacAAGGGTCATGGAGGAGAAGCTTCCATTATGGTGACAAAG GTGGATGAGCCATCGAAATATGGTGTTGTAGTTATGGAAGAAACTACAGGCAAAGTTAAAAAGTTTGTCGAGAAACCACAGATATTTGTTGGTAACAAAATCAATGCTGGGATTTACTTGTTGAACCCATCTGTTCTTAACCGAATTGAACTGAGACCCACCTCAATTGAGAAAGAAGTGTTCCCAAAGATTGCAACAGAGAATAAGCTTTATGCAATGGTGCTGCCTGGGTTCTGGATGGACATTGGACAACCAAAGGATTACATTACTGGCCTGAGAATGTACTTAGAGTCGTTGCGTAAAAAGTCCTCTGCCAAGTTGTCAACTGGATCTCATTTTGTTGGGAATGTTTTGGTAGATGAGAGTGCTGTAATTGGCGATGGCTGCCTCATTGGACCTGATGTAGCCATTGGTCCAGGATGTATAATTGAGTCCGGGGTAAGGTTGTCACGCTGTACTATAATGCGTGGAGTTCGTATCAAGAAGCATACTTGCGTCTCCAATAGCATTATTGGCTGGCATTCCACTGTTGGAAAGTGGGCACGGTTGGAAAACATGACGATCTTAGGAGAAGATGTTCATCTTGGAGATGAAGTTTATAGCAATGGAGGTGTTGTCCTGCCTCACAAGGAGATAAAGTCTAGTATTTTGAAGCCAGAAATTGTCATGTGA
- the LOC128040423 gene encoding uncharacterized protein LOC128040423 — MKDTTTRPEARAPTRTFAIQVREDTTAPDVIAGTFYLFDVTVYVLIDPGSTHSYICIALVVEKKLPIESTDYDIQVTNPLGQSVIVNLMYCNCSLKVKGCEFPADSMLLLFREFDVILGIDWLSLHDPKLMRKGNEAFLAYILDTRDSESKLDQLPVVSEFANVFPEELSSLPPDREVEFVIAMIPRTAPISVTPYRMAPAELK; from the exons ATGAAAGATACCACTACTCGGCCAGAGGCTAGAGCACCTACGCGTACCTTTGCCATTCAAGTAAGAGAGGACACCACTGCTCCAGATGTGATTGCTGGTACATTCTATCTCTTTGATGTTACTGTGTATGTattgattgaccctgggtcCACTCATTCTTATATTTGCATTGCATTAGTAGTGGAAAAGAAGTTACCTATTGAATCTACTGATTATGATATTCAAGTTACTAATCCGTTAGGTCAAAGTGTGATAGTTAATTTAATGTATTGTAATTGTTCACTGAAAGTGAAAGGCTGTGAATTCCCTGCTGATTCGATGTTACTCCTCTTtcgggaatttgatgttattctagGAATAGATTGGTTATCTTTACATGATCCT aaattaatGCGAAAAGGTAATGAGGCATTTCTAGCCTACATTCTTGATACTCGAGATTCAGAATCAAAGTTAGATCAGTTACCAGTTGTTAGTGAGTTTGCTAATGTGTTTCCTGAAGAATTGTCGAGTTTACCACCTGATcgtgaagttgagtttgtaattgctaTGATTCCTAGAACTGCTCCGATATCAGTAACACCATACCGTATGGCACCAGCtgaattaaaatag